A genome region from Coffea arabica cultivar ET-39 chromosome 7e, Coffea Arabica ET-39 HiFi, whole genome shotgun sequence includes the following:
- the LOC113700463 gene encoding auxin-induced protein PCNT115, which yields MATAVRRIKLGSQGFEVSAQGLGCMGMSALYGSPKPEAEMIPLIHHAIDSGVTHLDTSDFYGPHTNEVLIGKALKGGYREKVQLATKFAIRVLEDGSMGGICGEPAYVRAACEASLRRLDVDYIDLYYVHRIDTRVPIEVTMGELKKLVEEGKIRYIGLSEASPDTIRRAHAVHPITAVQLEWSLWTRDAEDSVIPTCRELGIGIVAFSPLGRGFLASGRNLVQNLVDNDYRKSLPRFQPENVENNLETFEQVNEMALRKGCTPSQLALAWVHHQGDDVCPIPGTTKLENLNNNIKALSVKLTPEEMAALESISNAIKGERNKYMVLTWRHADTPPLSSWKPI from the exons ATGGCAACTGCAGTGAGGAGGATCAAACTGGGCTCCCAAGGCTTTGAAGTCTCTGCACAAGGACTTGGATGCATGGGCATGTCTGCTCTCTATGGCAGTCCTAAGCCAGAGGCTGAAATGATCCCACTCATACATCATGCCATAGATAGTGGTGTCACCCATCTTGACACTTCCGACTTCTATGGTCCTCACACCAACGAAGTTCTCATAGGCAAG GCTTTGAAGGGAGGATATAGGGAGAAAGTGCAGTTAGCTACCAAGTTCGCGATAAGAGTACTAGAAGATGGAAGCATGGGTGGTATCTGTGGTGAACCAGCATATGTTAGAGCAGCATGTGAAGCTAGTCTGAGGCGTCTGGATGTTGATTACATTGATCTCTATTACGTTCATCGTATTGACACTCGTGTGCCTATAGAAGTCACG ATGGGAGAACTGAAGAAGCTGGTTGAAGAGGGGAAAATAAGATACATAGGGCTCTCAGAGGCCTCACCTGATACCATTAGAAGGGCTCATGCAGTTCATCCAATAACAGCAGTTCAACTGGAGTGGTCTTTGTGGACACGAGATGCAGAAGACAGTGTTATTCCCACTTGCAG GGAGCTTGGAATTGGTATTGTTGCTTTTAGTCCCTTAGGAAGAGGATTCTTGGCGTCTGGTCGAAATTTGGTGCAGAACCTGGTGGATAATGACTACCGAAAG AGCCTCCCCAGATTTCAGCCAGAGAATGTTGAGAACAATCTGGAAACCTTTGAGCAGGTCAATGAAATGGCCTTGAGGAAGGGGTGTACACCATCTCAGCTAGCATTGGCATGGGTTCATCATCAAGGAGATGATGTTTGTCCGATTCCAGGAACAACCAAGTTGGAAAACCTCAACAACAATATCAAAGCTTTAAGCGTGAAGCTAACACCAGAGGAAATGGCTGCGCTTGAGTCCATTTCTAATGCAATTAAGGGCGAAAGGAACAAGTACATGGTCCTTACATGGAGACACGCCGATACTCCACCCCTGTCCTCCTGGAAACCTATATGA
- the LOC140011306 gene encoding RPW8-like protein 3, with protein sequence MAVNLIGDTAFGMVFNGLVEAVLEATTRVTTFSSSLNSLKTTLAPLKCYFDQVETLNGKLHSPQRETDMFILRLAEGESLVRKCTRIKWWNLYKKYSYSKKIADLERSLIRFFQLDVQAEMVRDHKMLLVGEADLHEQLNAVNHRLDRLLSVVKNHQRSRHSKQKAIYSRKNVSNYLQQVGMEKQMAKKTKSGEETFEEYLSKVKEGKDKIAAGALLPY encoded by the exons ATGGCTGTAAATCTGATTGGAGACACTGCTTTTGGGATGGTTTTTAATGGACTGGTGGAAGCAGTTTTAGAAGCAACCACCAGAGTGACTACGTTCAGTTCCAGCCTCAACAGTTTGAAGACAACTCTTGCTCCGCTCAAGTGTTACTTCGATCAAGTGGAGACGCTGAATGGGAAGCTGCACAGCCCTCAGAGAGAAACAGACATGTTCATCCTTCGTTTAGCAGAAGGGGAGAGTCTCGTGCGCAAATGCACAAGAATCAAGTGGTGGAATTTGTACAAGAAGTACTCCTATTCCAAGAAAATCGCTGATTTGGAACGTTCCCTCATTCGATTCTTTCAACTGGATGTGCAAGCGGAGATGGTCAGGGACCATAAGATGCTCTTGGTCGGGGAGGCTGATCTACACGAGCAATTGAATGCTGTCAACCACAGACTTGATCGACTACTTTCTGTTGTCAAGAAC CACCAGAGGAGCAGACACTCGAAGCAGAAGGCCATCTACAGCAGGAAGAACGTGTCGAATTATCTGCAGCAAGTTGGGATGGAGAAACAGAtggccaagaaaacaaagagtGGAGAAGAAACGTTTGAGGAGTATCTGTCCAAGGTGAAGGAAGGCAAGGACAAAATTGCTGCTGGTGCATTGCTTCCATATTAG